A genomic stretch from Sulfolobus islandicus Y.N.15.51 includes:
- a CDS encoding GNAT family N-acetyltransferase, whose translation MSTNIQPFDTISTPLGNCYVYTIHSSFINRLGSFDCGEKEQNEFIRRLAVGHYLAGINHTFLLICDNDLAGFVSFSSYSYAFAEGFIGKIREVMKEEFNRRGLPHEFNISFKKLPVILLGQLGIDKRYQGKGVGSVFVKNFIIPYSLGYCINNSCIGILVYTKTAKEFYEKLGFQLIYEDKSGGANYFYSLYKNVLEVRYKAFLA comes from the coding sequence TTGAGTACTAATATTCAACCTTTCGATACTATTTCTACTCCTTTAGGCAATTGTTATGTTTATACTATTCACTCATCTTTCATAAATAGGTTAGGTAGTTTTGATTGTGGAGAGAAGGAACAAAACGAGTTTATAAGAAGGCTTGCTGTAGGGCATTATCTAGCTGGAATAAACCATACTTTTCTACTAATTTGTGATAATGATTTGGCGGGCTTTGTTTCATTTTCCAGTTATTCTTATGCGTTCGCTGAAGGTTTTATAGGTAAGATTAGGGAGGTAATGAAGGAGGAGTTTAACAGAAGAGGTTTACCTCATGAGTTCAATATAAGTTTCAAGAAACTACCCGTAATCCTTTTAGGACAGCTAGGTATAGATAAAAGATATCAAGGCAAAGGGGTAGGGAGTGTTTTTGTTAAGAATTTCATAATTCCCTATTCGTTAGGCTATTGTATTAATAATAGTTGTATAGGAATTTTAGTTTATACAAAGACAGCTAAGGAATTTTATGAAAAACTCGGTTTCCAGCTAATTTATGAAGATAAGAGCGGAGGTGCGAATTACTTTTACTCATTATATAAAAACGTGTTAGAGGTTAGATACAAGGCTTTTCTTGCTTAA
- a CDS encoding SWIM zinc finger family protein, whose translation MISTQTPKNPIKRLDVFYVLSEGVVVAGDVESKSRKGLLHYTRIVLDPLTMKITKASCDCEGYTFRHNCWHIKTLEQMIKEDRELRERIEKARQEMMQIEEDIASWG comes from the coding sequence ATGATTTCCACACAAACCCCCAAAAATCCGATTAAAAGGTTAGATGTTTTTTACGTATTATCTGAAGGTGTAGTAGTAGCTGGAGACGTAGAGAGTAAGAGTAGGAAGGGATTATTGCATTATACTAGGATTGTTCTGGATCCTCTAACAATGAAGATTACTAAGGCTTCCTGCGACTGCGAGGGTTATACTTTCAGGCACAATTGCTGGCACATCAAGACTTTAGAGCAGATGATTAAGGAGGACAGGGAGTTAAGGGAAAGGATAGAGAAGGCAAGGCAGGAAATGATGCAAATAGAAGAAGACATAGCAAGCTGGGGATGA
- a CDS encoding MarR family transcriptional regulator: protein MKENYRVLSETEQYILLYLISIKEGVAVKEIYEEMKLSPNAVTQAVNKLLNEGLLTEKREEVFPRRRLIYLSEKGRKIAQLLLQMQEIIKVNQ from the coding sequence ATGAAAGAAAATTATCGCGTTCTCAGTGAGACCGAGCAGTATATCCTATTATATTTAATTAGTATAAAGGAAGGGGTGGCGGTAAAGGAAATTTATGAGGAAATGAAACTAAGTCCTAACGCTGTTACCCAAGCTGTTAATAAACTATTAAATGAGGGACTTTTAACAGAGAAAAGGGAGGAAGTATTCCCTAGAAGAAGATTAATATATTTAAGTGAGAAAGGGAGGAAAATAGCTCAATTACTTCTTCAGATGCAGGAAATTATAAAGGTAAATCAATAG
- a CDS encoding VirB4 family type IV secretion system protein yields MSFLNLFKKPSQQAVKKDKTKYYKLEGIPFFLLAPEDRDMKMKELSALLSQAEKGYIYISRKPDTYEFEGTKFPIITSSFNLITEKELDLETAEPPQRPKIVKEYAKYLQTTEGYARVLVSYAYSTKIYEGALGRIDFKSLRPELFELVVQFQKISPLSVRNYLNSLEVKKQKMARYASSSVQVEEMLVRGAQLKKDLDEEAADPLKFRFVFIIHSKTVQELESLTRELTQTAQENGILLDVPCCAQKELYSFEGSVGYRISSNISLSKFYPIIGFSLIEPGGIFLGTDDKGAPIAINPYLSVNGRQNPHWAITGTTGAGKTTTGAVLIDRLRKAHDDVYVIVIDPMSNYNRFFENEADLNIVFGDNDYLGLDPVSLANEGVVSSGDIADFLIESYGIPAELRGILVSQLEQNKSLKELMDNLEDLASKKFATEYRKLENFLLNMTTGSDKYVFQGSPPSLKNKKFVILGLKTEDTRKKRLAATMLMLYAYSLINKLPKDVEKLILIDEAHFLFEYQSVAKIIAIIYRTARALRTSMITMTQLIQHYNMNNYSREAWQLANNKLILKQEKEAKDDLVNLAHLSEEEIDYILKSSRGRGILRTGAITTHIQIQLTDEEKEHWRTE; encoded by the coding sequence ATGAGTTTCCTTAACTTATTCAAAAAACCAAGTCAGCAAGCAGTAAAGAAGGATAAAACTAAATACTACAAGCTGGAAGGGATCCCGTTCTTCCTTCTAGCGCCAGAAGATAGAGATATGAAAATGAAGGAATTAAGTGCTCTTTTAAGTCAAGCTGAAAAGGGCTATATTTACATCAGTCGTAAGCCAGATACCTACGAGTTTGAGGGGACTAAGTTCCCTATTATTACGTCTTCTTTCAATTTGATAACAGAGAAAGAACTAGACTTAGAGACAGCCGAACCTCCGCAGAGGCCTAAGATTGTTAAAGAATATGCAAAATATTTACAAACTACAGAGGGTTACGCTAGAGTTCTGGTTAGTTATGCATACTCGACTAAAATTTACGAAGGTGCGCTTGGCAGAATAGACTTCAAATCTTTACGCCCTGAGCTCTTTGAGTTAGTTGTTCAGTTCCAGAAAATTTCACCACTTTCTGTAAGAAATTACCTCAACAGCCTAGAAGTGAAGAAACAGAAGATGGCCAGGTATGCCTCTTCATCAGTTCAAGTTGAGGAAATGTTGGTAAGAGGGGCTCAATTGAAGAAAGACCTTGATGAGGAGGCTGCAGATCCCCTCAAGTTCAGATTCGTATTCATTATACACAGTAAGACAGTTCAAGAACTTGAATCTTTGACAAGAGAACTCACTCAAACTGCCCAGGAAAATGGTATACTATTAGATGTTCCTTGTTGTGCTCAAAAGGAGTTATATAGTTTTGAAGGGAGCGTAGGTTACAGAATAAGCAGTAACATCAGTCTTAGCAAGTTCTATCCGATCATAGGTTTTAGTCTAATTGAGCCTGGCGGGATATTTCTAGGTACCGATGACAAAGGTGCTCCAATTGCTATCAATCCCTACTTGTCGGTCAACGGGCGCCAGAACCCACATTGGGCCATCACTGGTACAACCGGTGCAGGTAAAACAACAACTGGCGCTGTTCTCATTGATAGACTGAGAAAAGCTCACGACGATGTTTACGTAATAGTCATAGACCCTATGAGTAACTATAACAGATTCTTTGAAAATGAAGCAGATCTTAACATCGTTTTCGGAGATAATGATTATTTAGGATTGGATCCTGTTAGTTTAGCTAACGAAGGAGTAGTAAGCTCTGGTGACATTGCTGATTTCTTAATAGAATCATATGGAATTCCAGCTGAGCTTCGAGGCATTTTAGTAAGCCAGCTCGAGCAAAATAAATCGTTAAAAGAGCTCATGGACAATTTAGAAGACTTAGCAAGCAAGAAATTTGCTACTGAATACAGAAAATTAGAGAACTTCCTATTGAATATGACAACGGGTTCTGATAAGTATGTCTTTCAAGGATCTCCGCCTAGTCTAAAGAATAAGAAATTCGTCATTTTGGGATTGAAAACTGAGGACACTAGGAAGAAGCGTTTGGCAGCAACTATGCTAATGCTTTATGCATATTCACTAATTAATAAACTCCCCAAGGATGTCGAGAAATTAATCCTCATCGACGAAGCCCACTTCCTCTTCGAGTATCAGTCAGTAGCTAAGATCATTGCGATCATTTACCGAACAGCCAGGGCTTTACGGACTTCAATGATCACTATGACACAACTGATACAACATTATAATATGAACAACTATAGTAGAGAAGCCTGGCAATTGGCTAACAACAAACTAATATTAAAACAAGAGAAGGAGGCAAAAGACGACCTAGTTAATTTAGCTCATCTTTCTGAAGAAGAGATTGACTATATCCTGAAATCTTCACGTGGAAGGGGAATTCTGAGGACTGGCGCAATTACTACACACATTCAAATCCAACTCACTGACGAAGAAAAAGAACATTGGAGGACTGAGTGA
- a CDS encoding winged helix-turn-helix domain-containing protein yields the protein MGKISTDKYIFLTPRAYIVIYLLKVGKAKASEIAESTQIPYQTVIQNIRWLLAEGYVIKEQEGEEIYYVLTDKGRHLATTELEKIRKLIEVVQ from the coding sequence ATGGGAAAAATATCCACAGATAAATACATCTTCCTAACTCCCAGGGCATATATCGTTATTTACCTCCTAAAGGTAGGTAAGGCAAAAGCAAGTGAAATAGCCGAAAGTACACAAATCCCATACCAGACCGTAATACAGAATATTAGGTGGTTATTAGCAGAGGGATATGTAATAAAGGAACAAGAAGGTGAAGAAATCTATTACGTCTTAACGGATAAAGGGAGACATTTAGCAACGACAGAACTTGAAAAAATTAGAAAATTGATTGAGGTGGTTCAATGA